One Gimesia aquarii DNA segment encodes these proteins:
- the trxA gene encoding thioredoxin, with translation MAENVLEFTDANFQSEVLEASEPVLVDFWAPWCGPCKMMMPTIEEIANDYSGRIRVGKLNTDENPGIASSSNISAIPTVKLYKNGEVVETFVGVTPKDRFATSLDSQI, from the coding sequence ATGGCTGAAAATGTATTGGAATTTACTGATGCAAACTTCCAGTCTGAAGTTTTGGAAGCATCTGAACCTGTATTAGTAGATTTCTGGGCGCCTTGGTGTGGTCCTTGCAAGATGATGATGCCAACCATTGAAGAAATCGCCAATGATTACTCAGGTCGTATTCGCGTTGGAAAACTGAATACAGATGAAAATCCAGGCATCGCTTCTTCAAGCAACATCAGTGCGATTCCTACTGTTAAACTTTATAAAAATGGTGAAGTGGTTGAAACGTTCGTAGGTGTGACTCCCAAAGATCGATTTGCGACTTCATTGGATAGCCAAATATAA
- a CDS encoding sugar nucleotide-binding protein → METVLVVGLDTVAGANIATCLSNRYRVIGLTSSTPVSIQGCETHTYLEDDVETAEHWLSTIRPQWVVYCGVAAHSAWSVDPAKFTSNDPVLAVRNWVNASELHCARFTHISSDAVFTGPWMFHEEDCQGVCESQEADLIRAIEREVSLCDNTLIIRTNVFGWSPTAHGTGSIEEIVQTLEAGTFSQNDCYRHATPLLATDLAAIIEHAYQERLTGIFHVAGGERISPADFIQRLAKTFGLSEPAFPRAEVLNERPTGFANGETSLHTQKIRRQLSISMPMLDDGLKRLYDQQHNGFLNRLNNEPARQFEQEIAA, encoded by the coding sequence GTGGAAACAGTTCTGGTTGTTGGACTTGATACGGTTGCCGGAGCAAATATCGCAACCTGTTTATCCAATCGATATCGGGTTATCGGATTAACTTCATCGACACCAGTTTCCATCCAGGGATGTGAAACTCATACTTATCTGGAAGATGACGTCGAGACCGCCGAACATTGGCTCTCAACAATTCGTCCACAGTGGGTCGTCTATTGTGGCGTTGCCGCTCACTCTGCCTGGTCTGTTGATCCGGCGAAATTCACCTCGAACGATCCTGTATTGGCAGTCCGTAACTGGGTGAATGCATCGGAGTTGCACTGTGCACGCTTTACACATATTTCATCTGACGCCGTTTTCACGGGACCTTGGATGTTTCACGAAGAAGACTGTCAGGGCGTGTGTGAAAGCCAGGAGGCAGATTTAATTCGTGCTATCGAACGTGAAGTCAGCCTTTGTGATAATACTCTGATTATTAGAACGAACGTGTTTGGCTGGTCACCGACTGCTCATGGTACAGGTAGCATCGAAGAAATCGTGCAGACATTGGAGGCAGGTACATTTTCTCAAAACGATTGTTATCGGCATGCGACGCCTTTATTAGCAACCGACCTGGCTGCAATTATCGAACATGCTTATCAGGAACGTTTGACAGGAATTTTTCACGTCGCAGGTGGCGAACGTATCAGTCCTGCAGATTTCATTCAACGACTCGCAAAAACGTTTGGACTTTCGGAACCGGCATTTCCCCGGGCTGAAGTGTTGAATGAAAGACCCACTGGTTTCGCCAATGGAGAAACGTCACTTCATACTCAAAAAATTCGTCGTCAGTTGAGTATTTCAATGCCCATGCTTGACGATGGTTTGAAACGACTTTATGACCAGCAACATAATGGCTTTCTCAATCGTTTGAATAATGAGCCAGCCAGGCAGTTCGAACAGGAAATTGCTGCTTAG
- a CDS encoding UbiA-like polyprenyltransferase, which translates to MLARLRLLLELIRFSHTIFALPFALLSAVLAWRGHEVRWQQLVGILLCMLFARSAAMAFNRLVDREIDAQNPRTQGRHLPAGLISVRAVFLFTLITSLAFIASTLLFLPNRWPLYLSVPVLLFLLGYSYAKRFTIWCHYWLSTALMLSPIAAWIAVRGSLSIEPLLLGAVVFFWVGGFDIIYACQDVQFDQAKRLSSIPSRWGIKKALRFAMLSHFMTIVCLFSLWYVANLGIPFLLGILVVSGLLVYEHLLVNPEDLGRVNLAFFHVNALISIGLFFVGLIDVWLA; encoded by the coding sequence ATGTTGGCCCGACTGCGTCTACTGCTGGAATTAATTCGCTTCAGCCATACCATTTTTGCACTCCCTTTTGCACTACTCTCAGCAGTGCTGGCCTGGCGCGGACACGAAGTTCGCTGGCAGCAGTTAGTGGGAATTCTGTTATGTATGCTGTTTGCCCGCTCAGCGGCGATGGCATTTAACAGACTCGTTGATCGCGAAATCGACGCACAAAACCCGCGCACTCAAGGCCGCCACCTCCCCGCTGGGTTGATTAGTGTGCGTGCGGTATTTCTCTTTACTCTGATCACGTCGCTGGCGTTCATTGCATCGACACTCCTCTTTCTTCCGAATCGCTGGCCCCTTTATCTCTCGGTCCCCGTTCTGCTCTTCTTGCTTGGTTATTCTTATGCCAAACGATTTACCATCTGGTGTCATTACTGGCTCTCCACGGCTCTCATGCTCTCTCCGATTGCCGCATGGATTGCCGTTCGAGGCAGCCTTTCGATTGAACCACTGCTGTTGGGGGCCGTTGTATTTTTCTGGGTGGGAGGCTTTGACATCATTTACGCCTGCCAGGATGTGCAATTTGACCAGGCAAAGCGACTTTCCAGCATCCCTTCCCGATGGGGCATCAAAAAAGCACTCCGCTTTGCCATGCTCAGTCACTTCATGACCATTGTCTGCCTTTTCAGTCTGTGGTATGTAGCCAACCTGGGAATCCCTTTTTTACTGGGAATTCTTGTCGTATCCGGTCTACTGGTGTACGAGCATCTGCTTGTAAATCCGGAAGATCTGGGACGCGTCAATCTGGCATTTTTTCATGTCAATGCTCTGATCAGTATTGGTTTGTTCTTTGTGGGATTGATTGACGTCTGGCTCGCATAA
- the purN gene encoding phosphoribosylglycinamide formyltransferase — protein sequence MNADRTLSPILNRPLKLVVLISGGGTTLTNFLEKEAAGELKIEIPLVIASRPDCGGVDKAKAAGLRCEVICRRDYKNIHDFSEAIFDLCRSAEVDLVTLAGWLALIHIPDDFQYKVMNIHPALIPAFCGKGYYGHKVHEAVVERGVKVSGCTVHFADNEYDHGPIIGQSAVPVKGTDTPDQVAANVFQSECELYPRMIRLFAAGKIKIVERRVVIEE from the coding sequence ATGAACGCGGATCGCACTCTGTCTCCCATCCTGAATCGCCCCTTGAAACTGGTAGTATTAATTTCCGGTGGTGGAACAACCCTGACCAATTTTCTCGAAAAAGAGGCTGCTGGCGAACTCAAAATTGAAATTCCTTTAGTCATTGCCAGTCGTCCCGACTGTGGTGGCGTTGACAAAGCGAAAGCCGCGGGTCTTCGCTGTGAAGTGATCTGTCGACGTGACTACAAAAACATTCATGATTTTAGCGAAGCAATTTTTGATCTTTGTCGCAGTGCAGAAGTTGATCTGGTCACACTCGCTGGCTGGCTGGCTCTGATTCATATTCCCGATGATTTCCAATACAAAGTTATGAATATTCACCCGGCACTCATTCCCGCATTTTGCGGTAAGGGTTATTACGGCCATAAAGTTCATGAAGCTGTCGTCGAACGCGGAGTCAAAGTCAGTGGTTGCACCGTTCACTTTGCCGATAACGAATACGATCATGGTCCCATCATCGGCCAGTCAGCGGTTCCCGTCAAAGGCACTGACACACCAGACCAGGTAGCAGCCAATGTGTTCCAGTCTGAATGTGAACTCTACCCCCGCATGATTCGACTCTTCGCTGCCGGGAAAATCAAAATTGTTGAGCGGCGTGTTGTCATCGAAGAGTAA
- the mqnE gene encoding aminofutalosine synthase MqnE, which translates to MNLNQNEQEQLEVITRKVEAGERISFDEGVFLDEKVDILTLGQLANQVRERKNGNFAFYNTNIHLNPTNVCVYRCKFCAFRSDLKSPRGYTFTDEMIRERVQEARATGATEIHVVGGLHHQKKFDWYLNVVRVIREEYPELHIKAWTPVEINWFSFLTKKPTRWVLEQMMEAGLSSMPGGGAEIFHPEIREQICEHKADAESWLNIHREAHSLGLRSNATILYGHYEQARHRIDHLCRLRDLQDETGGFQTFIPLAFHPENTGMSEIRKASGMMDLKVVALSRIMLDNFDHIKAYWIMLGEKTAQTALSFGADDLDGTVVHELIYHDAGAKTPEGLTVEQLHRLIEEAGRIPVERDTLYRHVVREGATWSVGEPILTSAAS; encoded by the coding sequence ATGAATTTAAATCAAAACGAACAGGAACAGTTAGAAGTCATTACCCGCAAAGTAGAAGCCGGAGAACGAATCAGCTTCGATGAAGGGGTTTTTCTGGATGAGAAAGTGGATATTCTCACGCTGGGGCAACTCGCCAATCAGGTTCGCGAACGTAAGAACGGCAACTTTGCATTTTATAATACGAACATACATTTGAATCCCACAAATGTATGTGTCTATCGCTGTAAGTTCTGTGCATTCCGGTCCGATCTGAAATCACCCCGAGGTTACACGTTCACAGACGAGATGATTCGCGAGCGTGTTCAGGAAGCACGGGCTACTGGAGCCACTGAAATTCACGTCGTCGGCGGATTACATCATCAGAAAAAATTTGACTGGTATTTAAATGTGGTACGAGTGATTCGAGAAGAATATCCGGAACTGCATATCAAAGCCTGGACTCCCGTGGAAATCAACTGGTTTAGTTTTTTGACAAAAAAGCCAACACGCTGGGTTTTAGAGCAAATGATGGAAGCAGGGCTTTCCAGTATGCCCGGAGGCGGGGCTGAAATTTTCCATCCTGAAATCCGCGAACAAATTTGTGAGCACAAAGCTGATGCCGAAAGTTGGCTGAACATTCATCGCGAAGCACATAGTCTCGGTTTAAGAAGCAATGCCACGATTCTATACGGCCACTACGAGCAAGCCAGACACCGCATTGACCACTTGTGCCGCCTTAGAGACTTGCAGGATGAAACAGGAGGCTTTCAGACTTTTATTCCTTTGGCCTTCCATCCTGAAAATACAGGCATGTCAGAAATCCGAAAAGCTTCCGGCATGATGGATCTCAAAGTCGTTGCGCTGTCGCGAATCATGCTGGACAATTTTGACCACATCAAAGCCTACTGGATTATGTTAGGCGAGAAAACCGCACAAACAGCATTGAGTTTTGGAGCAGACGATCTGGACGGCACTGTTGTCCATGAACTGATTTATCACGATGCCGGCGCCAAAACACCAGAAGGCCTGACTGTAGAACAACTACACCGACTGATTGAAGAGGCCGGTCGGATTCCCGTCGAACGTGATACACTTTATCGACACGTTGTGAGGGAGGGAGCAACCTGGAGTGTGGGAGAACCCATCCTGACTTCCGCCGCTTCCTAA
- a CDS encoding DUF1570 domain-containing protein codes for MKPQSLTSFGNISDTHCLTALKSMALSVCLTFCLLLTEGCHSAAKNQTVHLPARHSVSAEQLIVLSDFKLGQDHELFQDLIQLREDVAETLNIPLNSEQVTVYLFSNEEEYRNYLDLTYPGLPPRRAYFVGTPKELAVYTFWGERIQEDLRHEFTHGLLHASLKTVPLWLDEGLAEYFEVAGNTPGQINRDHASRLTAALDNGWKPDMKRLEQLEKVSQMQRVDYQEAWAWVHFMLNSNPDARATLLDYLAELKTDDQPEVLSARLPRDIPGVDERFLNYVASLNTFPSR; via the coding sequence GTGAAACCACAATCACTCACTAGTTTTGGTAACATTTCAGACACGCATTGTCTGACAGCACTCAAATCAATGGCTTTGAGTGTTTGTCTGACTTTCTGCCTGCTTCTGACTGAAGGATGTCATAGCGCGGCAAAAAATCAAACCGTCCATCTGCCGGCCCGACATAGCGTCAGTGCAGAACAATTAATTGTCTTGAGTGATTTTAAACTGGGCCAGGACCATGAACTGTTTCAGGACTTAATTCAACTGCGTGAAGATGTCGCCGAGACATTAAACATCCCGCTTAACAGCGAGCAAGTGACTGTGTATCTCTTCTCGAACGAAGAAGAATATCGCAACTATCTGGATCTCACCTACCCGGGTTTGCCTCCGCGGCGCGCCTACTTTGTCGGAACGCCGAAAGAATTAGCCGTGTACACGTTTTGGGGGGAGCGTATTCAGGAAGATTTGCGACATGAATTTACACATGGACTACTACATGCCAGCCTGAAAACAGTACCACTCTGGTTGGATGAAGGACTTGCGGAATATTTTGAAGTTGCTGGGAATACACCAGGGCAAATCAACCGCGATCATGCGTCGCGTTTAACGGCAGCACTTGATAATGGCTGGAAGCCCGATATGAAACGGCTGGAACAGCTTGAAAAAGTCTCGCAGATGCAGCGGGTAGACTATCAGGAAGCCTGGGCCTGGGTTCATTTCATGCTTAACAGTAACCCCGATGCACGCGCCACGCTACTGGACTATCTGGCAGAACTCAAAACAGACGATCAACCTGAAGTGTTAAGTGCGCGTCTTCCACGCGATATCCCTGGAGTCGATGAGCGTTTTCTGAATTATGTCGCTTCGCTCAACACTTTCCCATCGAGGTAA
- the def gene encoding peptide deformylase, which yields MAALQIVNYPHPALRWVSKPIKSISPDLRDTVRTMFDLMYEARGIGLAANQVALPYRLFVINLTSDPNETEEEFVFINPEITKRKGTTEGEEGCLSLPQLYGDVKRSEEITVEAYDLDGQLFEITLDDLAARAVQHEHDHLEGILFPDRMVEAKREELEAQIADFESEFLHKQQQGEYPSDEEIRKQLSQLELDLG from the coding sequence ATGGCTGCTCTACAAATCGTGAACTATCCCCACCCCGCTCTCCGCTGGGTTTCGAAGCCCATCAAAAGCATATCACCAGATTTACGTGATACGGTGCGAACGATGTTTGATCTGATGTATGAGGCACGGGGAATCGGCTTAGCTGCCAATCAGGTGGCACTTCCGTATCGTCTGTTTGTGATCAACCTGACATCGGACCCCAATGAAACAGAAGAAGAATTTGTATTCATTAATCCGGAAATCACAAAACGCAAAGGGACCACTGAAGGCGAAGAAGGCTGTCTAAGTCTTCCGCAGCTTTATGGAGATGTCAAACGATCGGAAGAAATCACGGTCGAAGCCTATGATCTGGATGGTCAATTGTTTGAAATCACTCTGGATGATCTGGCCGCCCGTGCTGTGCAGCATGAGCATGATCATCTGGAAGGAATTTTGTTTCCCGATCGAATGGTTGAAGCAAAGCGCGAAGAGCTGGAAGCGCAAATTGCAGATTTTGAATCTGAATTCCTGCATAAACAGCAACAAGGCGAATACCCGTCTGATGAGGAAATTCGCAAACAACTATCTCAATTGGAACTCGATCTGGGCTAA
- a CDS encoding VOC family protein, with the protein MSDSVVSDKVCVQSFDHITLVVKDLEASRQFYVDFLGMEHVPRPAFSFEGHWFQIGNQQIHLILEHDQSGKAGQLDPDQNTRTHHFAFQVNDAKQAYDKAVSQGIPIVSPPKSRPDGATQTFLNDPDGHIIELCSLS; encoded by the coding sequence ATGAGTGATTCTGTCGTTTCAGATAAGGTTTGCGTTCAATCATTCGATCACATTACGCTTGTCGTAAAAGATCTGGAAGCATCCCGCCAGTTTTATGTTGACTTTTTAGGTATGGAACACGTTCCGCGACCTGCTTTCTCTTTTGAAGGACACTGGTTCCAAATTGGAAATCAGCAAATTCATTTGATTCTCGAACACGATCAGTCAGGCAAGGCAGGGCAACTTGACCCCGATCAAAACACACGCACGCACCATTTTGCATTTCAGGTCAATGATGCAAAACAAGCCTATGATAAGGCGGTCAGCCAGGGTATTCCCATTGTCTCGCCTCCCAAATCGCGGCCTGATGGAGCGACTCAAACATTCCTGAATGATCCTGATGGCCATATTATCGAACTCTGTTCGCTCTCCTGA
- a CDS encoding multicopper oxidase family protein has protein sequence MKGLLMGTPKDRRDFLVQGAAATAGLFAAGSVMGQQPEGVSHSDEYNGQGGEFPRTHPGRGGPVGSPTDRGKLVPGLRKSGLPPVRVTAPDLEKQSGKIVNGVREFHLQATPVRRELLPGIWMDAYGYNGQFPGPVLELYQGERVRIVFRNDLPEPTTLHSHGLELPVYMDGIPAVTQNLVKPGQTFVYEYDVHQEGSCFLHPHVAMQEAIGMVVPFVIHPKVAYEPVVDRDFVLVTQQFSMLPNAEIPDTQSMDWNFVTINGRCGPYTTPLVCKLGERVRIRFMNFSTLHQHPMHLHGHTYWVTGTEGGRIPDSAWVPGNTVILGVAQSRDVEFIANNPGDWVLHCHMFHHMMNHMVSQVGPIIRKKKNDPGFDVPGYPQMMSSAKWTKEDLHKLTSRRETQGMREGWFHGVKGLFTVLRVLPPELYDKVMLTNDPVPPNSSSPLNPPPGSQSI, from the coding sequence ATGAAAGGCCTTCTTATGGGCACTCCCAAAGATCGCAGAGACTTTCTTGTGCAAGGAGCGGCAGCCACAGCTGGACTATTCGCCGCGGGTTCGGTCATGGGGCAACAGCCTGAAGGGGTCTCTCATTCTGATGAATACAATGGTCAAGGTGGAGAATTTCCTCGTACGCACCCCGGTCGAGGTGGCCCAGTTGGTAGTCCGACTGATCGTGGCAAGCTGGTACCCGGGCTTCGAAAATCAGGGCTCCCGCCTGTCAGAGTCACTGCACCTGACTTGGAAAAGCAGAGTGGTAAAATCGTAAATGGTGTTAGGGAGTTTCACCTGCAGGCAACTCCTGTGCGTCGCGAATTGTTACCTGGTATCTGGATGGATGCCTATGGATATAATGGTCAATTTCCAGGGCCTGTATTGGAATTGTACCAAGGCGAGCGAGTGCGAATTGTATTTCGCAACGATTTGCCGGAACCAACCACGCTGCATTCGCATGGCCTCGAATTACCGGTTTATATGGATGGCATTCCGGCGGTGACGCAAAATTTAGTCAAGCCCGGTCAAACATTTGTGTATGAATATGACGTGCACCAGGAGGGCAGCTGCTTTTTACATCCCCATGTCGCGATGCAGGAAGCCATTGGCATGGTTGTTCCTTTCGTCATTCATCCCAAGGTTGCCTACGAACCAGTGGTGGACCGTGATTTTGTACTGGTCACCCAACAATTCTCTATGTTGCCTAACGCAGAGATTCCCGACACTCAGTCGATGGACTGGAACTTTGTCACGATCAACGGGCGGTGCGGACCTTATACAACACCTCTAGTATGCAAGTTAGGGGAACGTGTGCGTATTCGATTTATGAACTTTAGCACGTTACACCAGCATCCGATGCACCTGCACGGCCACACTTACTGGGTGACAGGAACAGAGGGCGGCCGCATACCTGATTCGGCCTGGGTGCCCGGCAATACTGTCATCCTTGGTGTGGCACAGTCACGGGATGTGGAATTCATCGCCAACAATCCGGGCGACTGGGTACTACATTGTCACATGTTCCACCATATGATGAACCACATGGTTTCCCAGGTAGGTCCAATCATTCGTAAAAAGAAAAATGATCCCGGTTTTGATGTTCCCGGATATCCACAGATGATGTCCAGCGCGAAGTGGACGAAGGAAGACTTGCATAAACTAACAAGTCGCCGCGAAACACAGGGGATGCGCGAGGGTTGGTTTCATGGTGTCAAAGGGCTCTTCACAGTGCTTCGCGTTCTCCCGCCTGAATTGTACGATAAAGTCATGCTGACCAATGATCCGGTTCCTCCGAATTCGAGTTCACCACTTAATCCACCACCGGGAAGTCAGTCGATTTGA
- the fmt gene encoding methionyl-tRNA formyltransferase encodes MPLKVVMMGTGTFAIPAFQALIDSDHQVLGLYTQPDRTGRGHHRHNNPMKELALEHEIPVFQPPKINQSESLDELRNLKADVFLVAAYGQILSQKLLDIPKQGAFNLHASLLPKYRGAAPILYAIRNGETKTGVSLFRIERSLDSGPVAAMVETPIGPKETTGEVQERLAALAAPLAMQVLDSIEQGTLVETPQNHEEATLAPTLDKGEGAIDWNQSTFQIGCHVRAMQPWPSPFSFLHQSGQEPLRLLVLDVENVTTDELKSLNVNQGQQDSSPGTVVFANTKRVIIRSGDGFLELKQVQPQGKRAMQIAQFLCGKKISPGDYFN; translated from the coding sequence GTGCCATTAAAAGTTGTGATGATGGGAACCGGGACGTTTGCCATCCCCGCATTTCAGGCGCTCATCGATTCCGATCATCAGGTTCTCGGTTTGTATACTCAGCCTGACCGCACCGGCCGTGGGCATCATCGGCACAATAATCCAATGAAAGAATTAGCACTCGAGCACGAGATTCCAGTCTTTCAACCTCCCAAAATTAACCAATCAGAATCGCTCGATGAACTACGAAATCTAAAGGCAGATGTTTTCCTGGTAGCCGCTTATGGTCAGATTCTCTCACAAAAGCTGTTGGACATCCCGAAGCAGGGGGCTTTCAATCTACATGCCTCACTCTTGCCTAAATACCGTGGGGCGGCCCCAATTTTGTATGCGATTCGGAATGGAGAAACCAAAACTGGTGTTTCCCTGTTTCGGATCGAGCGTTCTCTTGACTCCGGTCCTGTGGCTGCCATGGTCGAAACGCCAATCGGCCCCAAAGAAACCACAGGCGAAGTTCAAGAACGACTGGCGGCACTTGCTGCCCCACTCGCGATGCAAGTGCTCGATAGCATTGAGCAGGGTACGCTGGTGGAAACTCCTCAAAATCATGAAGAAGCAACGTTAGCTCCCACTCTGGATAAAGGGGAAGGTGCCATTGACTGGAATCAAAGCACCTTTCAAATCGGGTGTCATGTCAGAGCCATGCAGCCCTGGCCAAGCCCTTTCTCATTTTTACACCAATCCGGACAAGAACCATTAAGATTGCTCGTTCTGGATGTCGAAAATGTCACAACAGACGAGCTGAAATCACTTAACGTCAATCAAGGACAACAAGATTCGTCTCCCGGAACAGTCGTTTTTGCCAATACAAAACGGGTGATAATCAGATCCGGTGATGGGTTCCTGGAGCTGAAACAGGTACAGCCACAGGGGAAACGCGCCATGCAGATTGCTCAGTTCCTGTGTGGCAAAAAAATCAGTCCGGGTGACTACTTCAATTAA